The following coding sequences are from one Paenarthrobacter ureafaciens window:
- a CDS encoding MerR family transcriptional regulator, with protein MAGLQGPSGEYDGGGPATGGTSGGDSAPDGSPGSRDDQGVYAISVAAELVGTGHQNLRLYERKGLLTPERTDGGTRRYSERNLKTLRRIGALLDEGLNLAGVKLVLELEEENRGLVEDNRGLSEDNRELRADNKGLRADLKKARGGD; from the coding sequence GTGGCTGGTTTACAGGGGCCTTCGGGGGAGTACGACGGCGGTGGGCCGGCTACCGGGGGCACTTCGGGCGGGGATTCCGCACCGGACGGCAGCCCGGGTTCGCGGGACGACCAGGGTGTCTATGCCATCTCCGTAGCGGCCGAGTTGGTGGGCACAGGGCATCAGAACCTGCGGCTGTATGAGCGCAAGGGCCTTCTCACGCCGGAACGGACCGACGGCGGCACCCGGCGCTACAGCGAACGGAACCTGAAGACGCTGCGGCGGATCGGGGCGCTCCTTGATGAGGGACTGAACCTGGCCGGCGTGAAGCTGGTGCTGGAACTCGAGGAAGAGAACCGCGGATTGGTGGAAGACAACCGTGGGCTCTCGGAAGACAACCGCGAGCTGCGGGCTGACAACAAAGGGCTGCGTGCGGATCTAAAGAAGGCGCGCGGCGGGGACTAA
- a CDS encoding Hsp20/alpha crystallin family protein, with the protein MLMRTDPFREFDRLAQQVFGTTARPAGMPMDAWQEGEEFIVALDLPGVSPESIELDVERNVLTVKAERKSLAGEDTEMLAAERPQGVFSRQLILGDTLDTDGVKASYDAGVLTLRIPVAEKAKPRRIEITANGQQRQEINA; encoded by the coding sequence ATGCTGATGCGCACTGACCCGTTCCGCGAATTCGACAGGCTCGCACAACAGGTTTTTGGCACAACAGCACGCCCGGCCGGCATGCCAATGGATGCATGGCAAGAGGGTGAAGAATTCATCGTCGCTCTCGACCTGCCAGGTGTAAGCCCCGAGTCGATTGAGCTGGACGTCGAACGCAACGTCCTGACCGTCAAGGCCGAGCGGAAGTCACTCGCCGGCGAGGATACCGAGATGCTTGCGGCTGAACGCCCCCAAGGCGTCTTCAGCAGGCAGCTCATTCTCGGCGACACCCTGGACACCGACGGCGTCAAGGCCAGCTACGACGCCGGCGTCCTGACGCTCCGTATCCCTGTGGCCGAGAAGGCTAAGCCGCGGCGCATCGAGATCACGGCCAACGGACAGCAGCGCCAAGAGATCAACGCATAG
- a CDS encoding J domain-containing protein, with amino-acid sequence MGNSQPDYYAILGVAPTATAREITHAYRSLLRRHHPDTRQADHDGGASEASDLHRLHAIMQAYVVLSDATRKHEYDRARSGSPGIGAGTPVKVRIHRTTAAKEPDAAGEGARHAPPASGPDRSEPLIFGPTRWAPLRGHSTPRRRT; translated from the coding sequence TTGGGGAACAGCCAACCTGACTACTACGCGATCCTCGGTGTCGCGCCAACCGCGACGGCGCGCGAGATCACCCATGCTTACCGCTCACTGCTGCGCCGGCACCACCCGGACACCCGGCAGGCGGACCACGACGGCGGTGCATCCGAGGCGTCCGACCTCCACCGCCTGCACGCCATCATGCAGGCATACGTCGTGTTGTCGGACGCAACACGGAAGCACGAGTACGACCGCGCACGTTCCGGGTCGCCCGGCATCGGCGCCGGAACGCCGGTCAAGGTACGGATTCACCGCACGACGGCGGCAAAGGAACCGGACGCGGCGGGGGAGGGCGCCAGGCATGCTCCGCCTGCAAGTGGCCCCGATCGCAGCGAGCCCCTGATCTTCGGCCCCACCCGATGGGCACCCCTTCGCGGCCATTCAACACCAAGGAGACGCACATGA
- a CDS encoding DUF6350 family protein, with the protein MKLRADQTGNRGLPMPLWLQGGLEAGQAAILSAIVVVLPLVGVWATDGFQNRNVDALARLAGQAWLLIHGVPLHLAQVNLGTAAQPGSGMLSLIPLGLTLIPFLLAWRAGRRLARASYTDQLWQAFLGASVVYAAFGTATGFVCRTPDVVINLWLAMTIPLISFGLGMVLGARREAGSWSRLIGVDAVAWLAKTSQHSRWAGSYVGSALKAGFVATMAAVSLAALLLAVDIVWHWTDIIAVYEGLKAGALGGAVLTIAQLGFLPNLVIFTLAWSSGAGFSLGVGSTVGPLGSAVGPLPAVPIFGALPAGQLDLGGMALALPVVAGILAGWWFLREGENHFDEWLSIKIKARWFTAAASTLFLGAFIGVVAGALSGALAWIARGSAGIGRLTEIGPNPLWTAVWVAAEVGIGVVIGYAVGPWLERSQKLREANLDEPALDDEHA; encoded by the coding sequence ATGAAACTGCGCGCTGATCAGACCGGAAACCGTGGCCTCCCGATGCCTCTTTGGCTGCAGGGTGGTCTGGAAGCGGGGCAGGCAGCAATCCTCTCGGCCATCGTTGTGGTGCTTCCCTTGGTGGGAGTGTGGGCCACGGACGGATTCCAGAACCGGAACGTCGATGCTTTGGCTCGCCTGGCCGGGCAAGCCTGGCTCCTGATCCACGGGGTTCCGCTGCATCTGGCGCAGGTGAACCTTGGGACTGCGGCCCAGCCGGGTTCGGGAATGCTGTCCCTGATCCCGCTCGGGTTGACGCTCATTCCTTTTCTTCTGGCATGGCGTGCCGGCCGCAGGCTTGCCCGCGCCTCCTACACCGACCAGCTCTGGCAGGCGTTCCTTGGCGCGTCCGTGGTTTATGCCGCCTTCGGGACCGCAACGGGCTTCGTGTGCCGCACCCCGGACGTGGTCATCAACCTGTGGTTGGCGATGACCATCCCGTTGATTTCCTTCGGCCTGGGCATGGTGCTCGGCGCCCGGCGTGAGGCCGGTTCGTGGAGCCGCCTCATCGGCGTCGACGCCGTCGCGTGGCTGGCCAAGACCAGCCAGCATTCACGCTGGGCAGGGTCGTACGTCGGCTCTGCGTTGAAGGCCGGGTTCGTGGCCACCATGGCCGCTGTCTCCTTGGCAGCCCTGCTCCTTGCCGTGGACATCGTGTGGCATTGGACGGACATCATCGCCGTTTATGAAGGACTGAAAGCCGGTGCCCTGGGCGGCGCCGTATTGACCATTGCGCAGCTCGGGTTCCTGCCGAACCTGGTGATCTTCACCCTCGCATGGTCCTCCGGCGCAGGCTTCTCGCTCGGCGTGGGCTCCACCGTCGGACCTTTGGGATCCGCCGTCGGACCCCTGCCTGCTGTACCCATCTTCGGTGCGCTTCCCGCGGGCCAGCTCGACCTCGGCGGCATGGCCCTCGCCCTCCCCGTGGTGGCCGGCATCCTGGCCGGCTGGTGGTTCCTCCGTGAGGGCGAGAACCACTTTGACGAGTGGCTGTCCATCAAGATCAAAGCCCGGTGGTTCACGGCCGCCGCTTCAACCCTGTTCCTTGGTGCGTTCATCGGCGTAGTTGCGGGGGCGCTCAGCGGTGCGCTGGCGTGGATCGCCCGCGGCTCGGCCGGGATTGGCCGGCTCACGGAAATTGGCCCCAACCCGCTGTGGACGGCAGTCTGGGTGGCAGCCGAGGTGGGCATCGGCGTCGTGATCGGCTACGCAGTGGGGCCGTGGCTGGAACGCAGCCAGAAGCTTCGCGAAGCGAACCTGGACGAGCCAGCGCTCGACGACGAACACGCCTAA
- the purN gene encoding phosphoribosylglycinamide formyltransferase, with the protein MRIVVLVSGTGSNLQAVIDAVKSGELDVEIAAVGADRPDTYGVERSDEAGIETFVVNFNSFETREEWDAALRDKVLSYKPDVVVSSGFMRIVSADFIDAFDGKYVNTHPALLPSFPGAHGVRDAMAYGVKVTGCTVHWADAGVDTGPIIAQEAVVIQTDDTEETLHERIKVVERRLLVQTLADLAAAPSPN; encoded by the coding sequence ATGCGCATTGTTGTCCTCGTGTCCGGTACTGGCTCCAACCTCCAGGCTGTCATCGACGCCGTGAAGTCGGGTGAACTGGACGTGGAGATCGCTGCCGTCGGCGCTGACCGTCCGGACACCTACGGCGTGGAACGCTCCGACGAGGCCGGGATCGAGACGTTCGTGGTGAACTTCAATTCCTTCGAAACCCGCGAGGAGTGGGACGCCGCCCTGCGCGACAAGGTCCTTTCCTACAAACCGGACGTCGTGGTGTCCTCGGGCTTCATGCGCATTGTGAGTGCCGACTTCATCGACGCCTTCGACGGCAAATACGTCAACACCCACCCCGCGCTGCTGCCGTCCTTCCCGGGCGCCCACGGGGTCCGCGACGCCATGGCTTACGGCGTGAAGGTCACGGGCTGCACTGTGCACTGGGCCGACGCCGGGGTGGATACGGGCCCGATCATTGCCCAGGAAGCCGTGGTGATCCAGACGGATGACACCGAGGAAACCCTGCACGAACGCATCAAGGTAGTGGAACGCCGCCTCCTGGTCCAGACCCTCGCAGACCTGGCCGCCGCCCCTTCCCCCAACTAG
- a CDS encoding endonuclease domain-containing protein: MKTPSALPDPLSSTPFTWQEAARAGVSRRRLSHHSLASPSRAVRVPGSGADHSLADMARPLTQVTAFSAASHATAFLLWEFPGFLPGSNEPVIHISRPEPMAIPRRRGVVGHRGQFFDDEITIGADSAPETRLRLALGRAGLPTAEANVRTELSPGVERQPDLSFREWRVAVDYEGEGHSEPEQIVRDIEKQEDFARAGWILVRISKRHMTTDATTAVRKVRRALEQHGWSPI; this comes from the coding sequence ATGAAGACACCAAGTGCCCTGCCCGATCCGCTGTCATCAACACCGTTCACGTGGCAAGAAGCCGCCCGGGCGGGAGTATCACGACGGCGGCTCAGTCACCACAGCCTGGCCTCACCCAGCAGGGCGGTTCGAGTGCCCGGATCCGGAGCCGACCACTCGTTGGCAGACATGGCCCGGCCCCTCACCCAGGTCACGGCATTCTCCGCAGCTTCACACGCCACGGCCTTCCTGCTGTGGGAGTTCCCGGGCTTCCTGCCGGGCAGCAATGAGCCTGTCATCCACATCTCCCGACCGGAGCCGATGGCGATCCCTCGCCGTCGAGGTGTTGTGGGGCATCGGGGCCAGTTCTTCGACGACGAAATCACCATCGGTGCCGACTCCGCGCCGGAAACGCGACTGAGGCTGGCCCTGGGGCGGGCTGGGCTGCCCACAGCGGAAGCCAACGTGCGCACGGAACTGAGTCCAGGCGTCGAACGTCAACCGGACCTGAGTTTCCGCGAGTGGCGCGTGGCAGTCGACTATGAGGGGGAAGGCCATTCCGAGCCGGAACAAATCGTGCGGGATATCGAGAAGCAGGAAGACTTCGCCCGAGCAGGGTGGATCCTCGTCCGCATCTCAAAGCGCCACATGACCACTGACGCGACAACCGCTGTTCGGAAGGTCAGGCGCGCGCTCGAGCAACACGGCTGGTCACCCATCTAG
- a CDS encoding MFS transporter — MNTYTTVPSGEQVVQELPWRWKVQGKIFLIGGLGFMFDAWDVTLNGILIPLLSKHWSLQPADAAWIGTSNLIGMAVGAFAWGTIADTIGRKKAFTATLLIFSLFTVLGALAPDIVWFCIFRFMAGFGLGGCIPVDYALVGEFTPRKQRGKVLTAMDGWWPVGAALCGFVSAGLVALYGDWRLTMVVMVIPALLVFWVRRSVPESPLFLIRKGRRVEAAAVIDGLVEATGATPRAYSLPEPKDAPRLSPGSAWLQLRNIWTFNWKITTAAWALFFSVLLVYYLSLTWMPRILIGAGFEEYKAFVTTAGMAAVGLLGVIVAALLVERVGRKWILAITGPLSAVTLVIVAFVVDVPSAAVAWLLVFGFVVQVAIPVLYAYVSELYPTELRGSGFGWASTFSRIGAGFGPLVFASYFWPEFGLATSFALAGGLVLLSVLWMAFFAPETKQRELS; from the coding sequence ATGAATACGTACACGACCGTGCCCAGCGGCGAACAAGTGGTGCAGGAACTGCCTTGGCGGTGGAAGGTCCAGGGCAAGATCTTCCTCATTGGCGGCCTCGGCTTCATGTTCGACGCCTGGGATGTGACGCTCAACGGCATCCTCATTCCCCTGCTGTCCAAACATTGGTCCCTGCAACCGGCCGACGCCGCGTGGATCGGCACCTCGAACCTGATCGGCATGGCCGTGGGCGCGTTCGCGTGGGGCACCATTGCGGACACGATCGGCCGGAAGAAGGCCTTCACCGCCACGCTCCTGATCTTCAGCCTCTTCACGGTGCTGGGTGCCTTGGCGCCGGACATCGTGTGGTTCTGCATTTTCCGGTTCATGGCCGGTTTCGGCTTGGGCGGCTGCATCCCGGTGGACTATGCCCTGGTTGGGGAATTCACACCCCGAAAACAGCGGGGCAAAGTCCTCACGGCCATGGACGGTTGGTGGCCCGTGGGCGCGGCCCTGTGCGGATTCGTCTCCGCCGGCCTTGTGGCTTTGTACGGCGATTGGCGCCTGACGATGGTTGTCATGGTGATCCCTGCCCTGCTGGTGTTCTGGGTGCGGCGGTCAGTTCCCGAATCTCCCCTGTTCCTGATCCGGAAGGGTCGTCGCGTTGAAGCGGCTGCGGTGATCGACGGCCTCGTGGAAGCAACCGGCGCCACGCCGCGTGCCTACAGCCTGCCCGAACCAAAGGATGCGCCGCGCCTCTCCCCCGGCAGCGCGTGGCTCCAGCTCCGAAACATTTGGACATTCAACTGGAAGATCACCACTGCGGCCTGGGCGCTGTTCTTCTCCGTGCTGTTGGTCTACTACCTGTCCCTCACGTGGATGCCCCGAATCCTCATTGGCGCCGGGTTCGAGGAGTACAAGGCCTTCGTGACCACGGCGGGGATGGCCGCCGTCGGGCTTTTGGGCGTTATTGTCGCAGCGCTCCTGGTGGAGCGCGTGGGGCGCAAGTGGATCCTGGCCATCACTGGTCCGCTGTCCGCAGTGACGCTGGTGATCGTGGCGTTCGTGGTGGATGTGCCTTCGGCCGCGGTGGCCTGGCTGCTGGTGTTCGGGTTCGTGGTCCAGGTGGCCATTCCCGTCCTGTACGCCTACGTGTCCGAGCTGTATCCCACCGAGCTCCGTGGTTCCGGCTTCGGCTGGGCGTCGACGTTCTCCCGGATCGGCGCCGGCTTCGGGCCCCTAGTGTTTGCCTCCTACTTCTGGCCGGAGTTCGGCTTGGCGACGTCTTTCGCCCTCGCTGGCGGGCTTGTCCTGCTGTCCGTGTTGTGGATGGCGTTCTTCGCCCCGGAGACGAAGCAGCGCGAGCTATCGTAA
- the murQ gene encoding N-acetylmuramic acid 6-phosphate etherase, with the protein MTEQTGPTDADKLAGLRTELSGLQTEAATDSLKDLDILGTDELVTAMLAHSSGVHAAVSGASSAIAQTVDAVAERLQRGGRLLYVGAGTAGRLGVLDASECPPTFGTPPGLVVGLIAGGPEAIRKPVEYAEDNATAGARDLHHINVTEADAVVGITASGRTPYVIGALEEARKRGAFTASLACNKGSAVSHLADVAIEVPVGPEFIAGSTRLNSGTAQKLVLNMISTLVMVKLGKTYGNLMVDLRATNHKLQARSQRTVQHATGVSASEAATALDSVGGSVKAAILVLLTGMDPADAKPALEEAGGFLRRAIETRK; encoded by the coding sequence GTGACGGAACAAACTGGCCCGACTGACGCTGACAAACTCGCAGGTCTCCGCACCGAACTCTCCGGGCTCCAAACCGAGGCTGCAACGGACAGTCTCAAAGACCTGGACATCCTGGGCACGGACGAACTCGTCACTGCCATGCTCGCCCACAGCTCCGGCGTGCATGCCGCCGTTTCCGGGGCGAGTTCCGCGATCGCGCAAACCGTCGACGCCGTTGCGGAGCGACTCCAGCGCGGGGGGCGCCTTTTGTACGTGGGCGCCGGGACCGCTGGGCGCCTGGGCGTGCTGGACGCGAGCGAGTGCCCGCCGACGTTCGGCACCCCGCCGGGACTCGTCGTCGGGCTCATCGCGGGAGGCCCTGAGGCGATCCGGAAACCCGTGGAGTACGCCGAGGACAACGCCACCGCTGGCGCGCGGGACCTGCACCATATCAACGTGACGGAAGCGGACGCCGTCGTGGGTATTACCGCCTCCGGGAGGACGCCCTACGTGATCGGCGCGTTGGAGGAGGCGCGGAAAAGGGGTGCCTTCACGGCGTCGCTGGCCTGCAACAAGGGCTCGGCGGTGAGTCATCTGGCCGACGTGGCGATCGAGGTGCCCGTGGGGCCGGAGTTCATCGCGGGTTCCACCAGGCTCAATTCCGGGACGGCCCAGAAGCTGGTCTTGAACATGATCAGCACGTTGGTCATGGTGAAACTCGGCAAGACCTACGGGAACCTGATGGTCGATCTTCGCGCGACCAACCACAAGTTGCAGGCCCGCTCGCAGCGGACCGTGCAGCACGCCACCGGTGTCTCCGCCTCGGAAGCTGCGACGGCGTTGGACTCGGTTGGGGGTTCGGTGAAGGCCGCGATTCTGGTGTTGCTGACCGGGATGGATCCTGCCGACGCAAAGCCCGCGCTGGAGGAAGCCGGCGGTTTCCTGCGGAGGGCCATCGAAACCCGAAAGTAA
- a CDS encoding N-acetylglucosamine kinase, with translation MDATDVVLVADIGKSRCRVELRAGDELLGAADQHGFPGVHVANGPTLAFDLVLETTTLLPPGLPISTLTGVGAAVAGVEASEAKSRELATMLSRHFGVPAAVLSDATAAHLGALQGGPGTTLIVGTGAVAFRFDEAGVLHRADGWGPYLGDFGSGRWIGQQGLQAVLLALDGGPATSLSAAAGALVESPTMLPAWLADMDNPYRAMARFAPLVLHAAEAGDAVAQGIVSEACRGLTRTVLLAASGDPSGTPRVAILGGVANSEFFEGLLQKSLASAGIEVVAPLGDGLDGAALAAQRRGLLQERYIHRDGTNWPD, from the coding sequence ATGGATGCCACGGACGTCGTTCTTGTTGCCGACATAGGGAAGAGCCGCTGCCGCGTTGAGCTTCGCGCCGGCGACGAATTGTTGGGCGCGGCAGACCAGCACGGATTCCCCGGAGTCCACGTCGCGAACGGTCCCACCTTGGCGTTCGACCTCGTCTTGGAGACCACCACCCTGCTCCCGCCCGGCCTGCCCATCAGCACCCTCACCGGCGTCGGAGCTGCCGTGGCCGGCGTCGAGGCTTCGGAGGCAAAGTCCCGGGAGCTGGCCACCATGTTGTCGCGGCATTTCGGTGTTCCTGCGGCGGTTCTCTCCGATGCCACTGCTGCCCATCTGGGCGCGTTGCAGGGCGGACCGGGCACCACGCTGATCGTGGGAACGGGTGCGGTGGCATTCCGCTTTGATGAGGCGGGCGTCCTGCACCGGGCCGACGGTTGGGGCCCGTACCTCGGCGATTTCGGCAGCGGACGCTGGATCGGCCAGCAAGGACTCCAGGCCGTTTTGTTGGCGTTGGACGGCGGCCCCGCCACTTCCCTCTCAGCGGCGGCGGGGGCACTCGTTGAATCCCCGACCATGCTGCCCGCCTGGTTGGCCGACATGGACAACCCCTACCGGGCGATGGCTCGCTTCGCACCTTTGGTGCTGCACGCAGCGGAGGCGGGTGACGCCGTCGCGCAGGGCATCGTCAGCGAGGCGTGCCGGGGCCTGACCCGCACCGTACTCCTGGCCGCCAGCGGCGATCCGAGCGGGACGCCGCGCGTGGCCATCCTGGGCGGCGTGGCCAACTCGGAGTTCTTCGAGGGACTCTTGCAGAAGTCCCTGGCTTCGGCTGGGATTGAAGTGGTGGCCCCGCTCGGGGACGGCCTGGACGGCGCCGCCCTCGCAGCGCAGCGCCGCGGGCTCCTCCAGGAAAGGTACATCCACCGTGACGGAACAAACTGGCCCGACTGA
- the purH gene encoding bifunctional phosphoribosylaminoimidazolecarboxamide formyltransferase/IMP cyclohydrolase: protein MSLTQLDRVPIRRALISVYDKTGLEELAKGLHAAGVAIVSTGSTAKKIAAAGIPVKEVEEVTGSPEMLDGRVKTLHPRVHGGILADRRVPAHMETLTSMEIETFDLVVVNLYPFVETVKSGAAQDDVVEQIDIGGPAMVRSAAKNHAAVAIVTDPNFYGAVVEAAAHGGFDLKTRRRLAAKAFAHTASYDNAVASWTASQFLDEDGDGVIDWPAYAGLALERSEVLRYGENPHQQAALYVDKAAPAGIAQADQLHGKAMSYNNFVDADAALRAAFDFAEPAVAIIKHANPCGVAVGSADAADPIADAHAKAHACDPVSAFGGVIAANRTVTAGMARTVADIFTEVVIAPDFEPEAVEILSKKKNIRLLALPEGYGRYPSEMRQVSGGVLVQMTDKVDADGDNPANWTLAAGEAADDKTLADLAFAWTACRAAKSNAILLADNGAAVGIGMGQVNRLDSCKLAVERANTLGVQVESDVEGAGGASNASGANAPERARGAVAASDAFFPFADGLQILIDAGVRAVVQPGGSVRDEEVIAAANAAGITMYFTGARHFFH, encoded by the coding sequence GTGAGCTTGACGCAGCTTGACCGTGTTCCCATCCGCCGTGCACTGATCTCGGTTTACGACAAGACGGGACTGGAGGAGCTCGCAAAGGGCCTGCACGCAGCCGGCGTCGCGATCGTGTCCACCGGCTCCACGGCCAAGAAGATCGCCGCAGCCGGCATTCCGGTGAAGGAAGTCGAAGAAGTCACCGGCTCCCCGGAAATGCTGGACGGCCGCGTCAAGACCCTGCACCCGCGCGTGCACGGCGGCATCCTCGCCGACCGCCGCGTCCCGGCGCACATGGAAACCCTCACCTCCATGGAAATCGAGACCTTCGACCTCGTGGTGGTGAACCTGTACCCGTTCGTCGAGACCGTGAAGTCCGGCGCCGCACAGGACGACGTTGTTGAGCAGATCGACATCGGAGGCCCCGCCATGGTGCGCTCGGCCGCAAAGAACCACGCCGCCGTCGCCATCGTCACGGACCCCAACTTCTACGGTGCCGTTGTTGAAGCCGCCGCACATGGTGGATTCGACCTCAAGACCCGCCGCCGCCTGGCAGCGAAGGCCTTCGCCCACACTGCGAGCTACGACAACGCTGTTGCTTCCTGGACTGCCAGCCAGTTCCTGGACGAAGACGGCGACGGCGTCATTGACTGGCCCGCCTACGCCGGCCTGGCCTTGGAGCGTTCCGAGGTCCTCCGCTACGGCGAAAACCCGCATCAGCAGGCTGCCCTCTATGTGGACAAGGCCGCTCCGGCTGGCATCGCCCAGGCTGACCAGCTCCACGGCAAGGCCATGAGCTACAACAACTTCGTCGACGCCGATGCCGCCCTGCGCGCTGCTTTCGACTTCGCTGAGCCCGCCGTAGCGATCATCAAGCACGCCAACCCGTGCGGTGTTGCAGTTGGCTCCGCTGATGCTGCCGACCCGATCGCCGACGCCCACGCCAAGGCCCACGCCTGCGATCCCGTATCCGCTTTCGGTGGCGTCATCGCAGCGAACCGCACCGTCACTGCAGGCATGGCCCGCACGGTCGCGGACATCTTCACCGAGGTGGTCATTGCGCCGGATTTCGAACCGGAAGCCGTGGAGATCCTCTCCAAGAAGAAGAACATCCGCCTCCTCGCTCTGCCCGAGGGCTACGGCCGCTACCCCTCCGAGATGCGCCAGGTTTCCGGCGGCGTCCTGGTCCAGATGACGGACAAGGTGGACGCCGACGGCGACAACCCCGCCAACTGGACCCTCGCCGCCGGCGAAGCCGCTGACGACAAGACCCTCGCCGACCTCGCTTTCGCGTGGACTGCCTGCCGGGCGGCCAAGTCGAACGCCATCCTGCTCGCGGACAACGGCGCAGCAGTGGGCATCGGCATGGGACAGGTCAACCGCCTCGACTCCTGCAAACTGGCTGTGGAGCGCGCCAACACGCTGGGCGTCCAGGTGGAGTCCGACGTCGAAGGTGCCGGCGGTGCCTCCAACGCCAGCGGTGCCAACGCTCCTGAGCGGGCACGCGGTGCCGTGGCAGCTTCGGATGCCTTCTTCCCCTTCGCTGACGGACTGCAGATCCTGATCGACGCCGGTGTCCGCGCAGTCGTCCAGCCCGGTGGATCGGTCCGCGACGAGGAAGTCATCGCTGCCGCGAACGCTGCAGGCATCACGATGTACTTCACCGGCGCACGCCACTTCTTCCACTAA
- a CDS encoding trypsin-like serine peptidase, which yields MTKTKTLATSLLSLSAAAILALVGTTSANAAPAKDTDSNGAAVSRHVASDNGAADYWTPERMKSAKSGDVLASKALQRSGLLNLGKAPVAEAPGAVTSIEGQQAAADKNINLKVNQSETPVKHIGKIFFTLGGSNYVCSGNSVTAANKSTVSTAGHCVNEGPGAYATNLVFVPAYLNGSAPYGKWTAKALYSPTQWASNGNMQYDTAFAVVNTLNGKRLADVVGSSGVQFNAARGLSYKSFGYPAAAPFNGESLKSCSGTATNDPYNPQFLTQGIPCNMTGGSSGGPWFIGNSSSGYQNSVNSYGYGSNSSTMYGPYWGSVIQSTYTAAAAS from the coding sequence GTGACAAAAACCAAGACCCTGGCCACAAGCCTTCTGAGTCTGTCCGCCGCCGCGATCCTCGCCCTGGTTGGAACAACCAGCGCAAACGCGGCCCCCGCGAAGGACACCGACTCGAACGGCGCTGCGGTCAGCCGCCACGTAGCCTCAGACAACGGCGCTGCAGACTACTGGACCCCGGAGCGGATGAAGTCCGCCAAGAGCGGCGATGTCCTCGCCAGCAAAGCCCTGCAGCGCAGCGGGCTCTTGAACCTCGGCAAGGCTCCGGTGGCCGAAGCTCCGGGCGCCGTCACCAGCATCGAAGGCCAGCAGGCCGCCGCCGACAAGAACATCAACCTCAAGGTCAACCAGTCCGAGACGCCGGTCAAGCACATCGGCAAGATCTTCTTCACCCTCGGCGGCTCCAACTACGTCTGCTCCGGCAACTCCGTCACGGCAGCGAACAAGAGCACCGTGTCCACCGCCGGCCACTGCGTCAACGAGGGGCCCGGAGCGTACGCCACCAACCTGGTCTTCGTTCCCGCCTACCTGAACGGCTCCGCACCGTACGGCAAGTGGACGGCGAAAGCCCTGTACTCCCCCACCCAGTGGGCGTCCAACGGCAACATGCAGTACGATACCGCCTTCGCAGTGGTGAACACGCTCAACGGCAAGAGGCTCGCCGACGTCGTGGGCTCCTCCGGTGTCCAGTTCAACGCCGCCCGCGGCCTGAGCTACAAGTCCTTCGGCTACCCGGCAGCTGCACCCTTCAATGGCGAATCCCTTAAGAGCTGCTCCGGCACCGCCACCAACGATCCTTACAACCCGCAGTTCCTCACCCAGGGCATCCCGTGCAACATGACCGGTGGATCCTCGGGCGGTCCGTGGTTCATCGGCAACAGCTCCAGCGGTTACCAGAACTCCGTGAACTCCTACGGCTACGGCAGCAACTCCAGCACCATGTACGGCCCGTACTGGGGCTCCGTGATCCAGTCCACCTACACGGCGGCTGCGGCTTCGTAA